In Thermobaculum terrenum ATCC BAA-798, the DNA window AAGGCTGTTGACTATCAGCCCGCATGCCCAGCGGGATTGGCTGGCCTGATTTATGAGTGTTGCAGCCACGCTTATGCCCAGCTCCACACTATCGATATCCGGAGGTACCCATGGAACCGTCGTCCCCTCCAGATTGAGGCATATGACCATGCTGTGCGCCTGCAGTGGCCTCCAGATCTTGGATTGCAATTGGCTGCTTCTGGCCGTGGCTCTCCAGTGGATCTGCCTCCTGGTGTCTTCGGGCACGAAGGGTCTTGCACCGACCACGTTGCTAGGGTCTACTATGACACCAGGTGTGGTCTTGCTCCCTTCAAACGGCAGCCTGTACTGGGGTGCTAGCTGCTCGATAGGCACCAACCTTGGGTACACAAGTATTCTGCTAGTGGCAGGAACGTGCGATTCACTGTCAAAGAATCCAAGAGGATCACTGGTCTTCATCAGTATGGGGCCAACTCTGTAATATCCTCTGCGAGTACACGTCACTTTGTAACGCCACCTGACCTTTTCTAGAGGTCCTATCGATACGTGGTGCCATATATGTACGTTCGAGCCGTAGGGCCCCCTGCTGGTGGTCCCCGAGGGAATCAGTGATCTGTCTAGGTATTCACGGATACGTAGCTCGGGTATGGGGAGTGGTTTGAGATTGGTGACCTCCATCTCTATCTCGGTGCTTTCCCCAGGGAAGATTTTGGGATTCAAGACCTTCCTGTGGAATCTTATTCCTCGGAGTGCGTACCGAGACCATAGCCAGGAGACTCCTACAGTGCCGACCAGCACCAATCCCAGTGTGGTGATCACTATGTTGCGGCCTATAGCTCCTCCAAGGAGCAAGACCAGACCGCATATTAGCCAGTAGACGTGGTGTCTTTCCTGCATAACGACCTATGCTTCCGCCTCTACGGGCACCTGTATTTGCTCGATTATCTCCTGCAGTATTTCCTCTGCGCTTCGCCCACGAAGCATCGACTCCTGAGTGAGAACTAATCTGTGTGCCAGCACTGGTACTGCTAGCTCCTTTACGTCGTCTGGGAGGACGTAATCTCTGCCTCTGAGCGCAGCTAGAGCTCGTGATGCCCGCAGGAGTGCTGTACCGGCTCTTGGACTTCCTCCCAGTTGCACTGCTGGATGCTCTCGGGTGGCTCTTATTAGGTCTACTATATATTCAGCTATCGATTCCTCGACCGTGACTGCAGTTGCCTCTTCGGTGGCGTCCAAGATCTGTCGTGTGGATGTAACAGGCTCGATATGTCTGATGCTCTGTGGGGAATGGGTCAGCAAGACCCTTTTCTCGTCCTCTCTGGACGGATAGCCCATGGATATCCTGAGAAGGAAGCGGTCAAGTTGAGCTTCGGGAAGAGGAAATGTACCCTCCAGCTCTATAGGGTTCTGGGTGGCTATTACCAGAAAGGGAGAAGGCAAATCTCTGGTTTCCCCTTCTATGGTGACCTGTCCCTCCTGCATGGCCTCAAGCAGAGCCGACTGGGTTCTGGGTGCTGCTCGGTTGATCTCATCCGCCAGGACGATACCAGCGAAGATTGGGCCCTCGCGCAGTAACCATTGGGATTCCCTTTGGTTGTAATAGTAGGCTCCGGTGATATCTGAAGGAAGCAAGTCAGGGGTGAATTGTATACGACTAAATGAGGTATCGATGGACTTGGCCAAGGCGCGCGCCAGAGTTGTCTTCCCGACTCCAGGCACATCCTGGATCAACACGTGTCCTTGTGCAACAAGCGCTACCAGCAGCATCTCAGTAGGTTTATCGGCGCCCACAAGGACTCTTCGAACATTCTGTTTTATGACCTCTGCAAGCTCTCTGGCTGACATAATATCTCCTTATTGAATAATAGCAGGACTCAGGATAATGATACTTCGGTGCTTACGAACTGTCTAGCTGAAGTGTTGTGCCTGGTCTGTTATCATTTAGGGAACAGAACATAATTGGAGAGGAGGTCTAATGTACCGATACGGTAGATATTCGGGTTATAGGCGTCGGAGGAGGGCCAGGAGGCTACGGATACTGGCGATAGCTCTGGTGGTAGTTATCCTCGTTGGCTCCTTGCTCTATACGACCAGGGCAGGAAATAATATCCTGTCCAACATAGGGCTAAGAGGCGCCTCCCCGCAGGCTACACCTACATCCAATATCGCTGCTCAACCCACATCTAGACCGACGACAGTTACAAGCCCCTCTCCTAACAATAACGTGCCACCTACTGCGGTGGTGACTCCTGAAGCCACGCCTACTTCTCAACCCAAGCCGACGGCCACATCTACCCCCTCGAAGTCTCCGGTGGAGACCGCCAAGGCGTATATCGCTAACTGGGAGGCAGGTAGCTATAGTGACATGTACAAGCTTCTGTCGGACGAATCTCAGAAGCAGTACGATCGCCAATACTTCGTGACCCGCTATCAGCAGATAGCTGCCATGGCTACTATCCAATCTGTGGATGCGTCTCTCAATACCTCAGATGCTATAAATGCTGGCAACGGCAACATAATCAGGTTCCCATTTAACGTGACCATTCATACCCGCCTTGTGGGAGATATCAAGGAGCAGAATCTCCTCACCCTTGTCAAGGAGGATGGCGTTTGGAAGGTCCAATGGGGACCCAACATGATATTCAAGGACCTGAGCGGCGACAACCTTATAAGGATGTTCCCCTATTCAGCACCCAGAGGGAGCATCTACGACCGCAAGGGGAGGCCGTTAGCAATAGAGGGTACTATAGCCCAGATAGGGGTGGTGCCGGGTCAGATAAAGAATGAGAAGGTGCTCCTTCAAAGGCTTAGCCAGGCGCTTGGTGTATCTGAGGATTACATAAAGTCCCGTTATCAGGGAGGACAGCCTGACTGGTTCATGCCGATCAGGGATCTCACCAAGCAACAGGCGGCGCAGCTGCAAAAGCAGGTCGGTGATATTCCTGGTGTTGCCTTCCAAGAGAGGGTAGGCAGGGAGTATCCACAAGGTCCTATATTGGCTCAAGTGATAGGTTACGTCGGAGCTATTACCGCAGAGGATCTCAAGAAGCCGGAATATAAGGACTACTCTCCTACCGATGTGGTAGGTCGAGCCGGATTGGAGGCCTGGGGCGAGCCTTACCTGCGTGGCAAACCTGGTGGCAAGCTCGCAGTCGTCACTCCTGACGGCGAGATAGTGAAGGTCATAAAGGAGGTCAGGGCAGTCCCTGGGGATGACATCTACCTGAATATTGACTTGGACCTACAGATACAGGCTGAGCAGGAGCTCTCCAAGGGAGGATACCGAGGAGCTATCGTAGCTATGAACCCCAACAATGGCGATATTCTTGCGCTAGTAAGTGAGCCCTCATACGATCCCAACGATTTTGTAGTAGGTATATCCCAGAAAGAATGGGAGGCTCTCAATCGTAAGAGCTCAGGCTATCCGCTGATCAACAGAGCTACAGGGTCCTCTTACCCCATGGCTTCAACTTTCAAGCCGATATCTCTGGCGGCAGCGCTTGAGGCTGGTATATACAAGCCTACTAGCATGTTCTACGACCCTGGTTACTGGAACAAGCTGGGGGAGAACCCCCCCAGAAGGGACTGGAAGCCAGGAGGACACGGCTGGATAAGCCTGGAAAGTGGTCTTGTGCAGAGCTGCGATATAGTCTTCTACGAGGTTGGCCTGGCGCTATACAAGAAGAGGTTTGATTACCTTTCTGAGTTTGCCAAGAAGTGGTGGTTAGGTAGATCACCAGATGTTGACGGTGTGGTGAATGCTTCGGGACAGGTGCCGGGGCCAGGTGTCCCCTACCCGGGTTGGGGGCCTGGCGATAACGTCAACCTGGCTATTGGTCAGGGTGCGCTCAACGTGTCGCCTTTACAGGTGGCGATGGTTTATTCCACCATCGCTAACGGTGGAACTATCTATAAACCGCTTCTCATAGACAGGATAGTTGCTGGTGACGGCAGCGGCAAAATAATCAAGAAGTACAAGCCTACTGTTCTCGGGCGTGCCCCGGTCAGCCAGGAAACGATGGATGTAATCCATAGAGCCCTGAAGGATGTGACCTCTTCGCAGGTTGGTACAGCTTACTATGTGTTCAAGGACTTCCCGATCCCTGTGGCTGGCAAGACCGGTACCGGGCAGCAGGACGAGAAGCTGCCGTTTGCCTGGTTTGCTGCCTATGCTCCTGCTGATAAACCCTCGATCACGGTTGTAGCCCTTGCCGAGAACGCGGGCGAGGGATCCGTGATCGCTGCACCGGTAGTAAAGAACGTGCTTGCCGATTACTTCAACGTGAACGCAAGAACCAGGTAGAACCCTAATTGGTTCACAGGCAGGTGGGAATTATCTACCCACCTGCCTGTGTGTTTGGGTTAGCTACGACTGCCCCCCTGCCCCGTAGCGGGCATTCCCTTGGGGATAGTGACGATCTGTATGTCGCTGGCTTTCCTGGGTAGCAATCTCCAGGTATCATCCCAGCGGGATACTATTCCGGTGATCTGTGCGAAGTCATGTTTGCCCCCTTCGAATCTGGGTATGCCGGTTCCTTCGTCTATTTTGACCACCACCTCTCCAGAGCCGTCGTTCATATAGAGGCTGGGCCATGAGCGTGCGGTGATAGGGGCAGCAATCGTGACCAAAGCTCCTTCGAGATCACGCCCTATCTTGCTGGTTGAGACCCTGACAGGCTGTACGGGAGCTCCTACAGATAAGCGCGTTATATCACTGCCGCTCTCGAGCCTGACTATCCTCTCTTTATGGTAGGTGTCCAGTACGCCCTGGACCTGCACAACATCTCCCTCGATAAGCTTAGGATACTTGTCGTTTGTGAGGTGTAGAGCTATGCCAAGTCCACCGGATCCAACGTACATTCTCTCTTCTCCAAGCGATCCTGGAGGCGCTGTGACCTGGGCCGTAAACCTCACTCTTGTGCCCATTGGCAAGGAACGCAGAGCGCCCAGCGTGGTGTCCAGCCACTGAGTGTTCTGGATGGTTTTGCTGAGTATGATGTCGGATGCAAATCTCGGCATTACTCTGTAGTTATCGTTCCATCGGCTCACTATACCAACGACTGTCAGGTAGTCGCCCGCCTCTGCCTTGGGATTTTTGATCCTGGTACCATCTGCGAAATATATCCTGGTAGCCCCACCATTCAGGTAGATTGATGGCCAGCTAGACCCTGATACCGCGCCTGACAGTCTAACCAGGAGTCCTTCGGTAGATGGTCCTACATCGACTGGAGATATATCTCTAGGCATGACTTGCGTGTAAGTTTGAGACGGTTCTATCTTGTCTGCCTCGATTCGATGCTGCGAGTAGTATATGGATGTTCTTCCTCTGATCGTAACCTGTTGACCTGGATGCAGCCTGGTAAGGTTGCCAGTGACCAGTATCCCTGCGCTGGTATCTTGCACATACATAGTGCCTTTGCCAAGCAAGTTAGGGGGTGTTGTGACAATACCGGTTACCTCTACTGGAATATCTGTGGACAGCGTCCTGGCGAACGCGATGTTGGTTCGCAGGTAGTTGATGGGCTTGCTTTCTGGCAGATCCGCACTCCTGGTGATCGAGATGTCGGAGTTGAACCTTGGGACCAACCTGTAGCGCCCATTTACGGAGGACAATATACCTGTGACCTGTAGTTGGTCACCTTTTTGAGGGGACAGCCAGGACACTGTGCTTGGGCTCGATATATGTACTCTGGCGGGTATGGACGTACTGCCATCGACGAGCATTAAGTCCGGTTTGCTGGAGGCCGAGACCTCGCCAGAGAGCCTTACCAGCCTGCTTTCAAACCTGGGGCCTATATCCCTGGCCCTTATGTCCATGGGTGAAACTTCGTAACTCTGGCCAGTAAGCTTTATACCACCATCTACGGGTCTCAGGGCTATTTCACCATAGTAAGTACCCATAGTCCCAGTAACTATGACTTCCTGCCCTGTCGCTATGCCCGTGATACTCGAGGCTGTAAGCACCAGGACTCCACCTGTATAATCCTGGACATACATCCTCTTGTTGCCGACAGAGTTAGGAGGGGCTGTTACCGTGCCCCTGATCTGCACTAACTTGCCTGCGGGGGACCTTCTGGCGCTATCTATGGTCATCGACTCGGGTGTCGGGGTGGGATCAGGGGTGGGAGTAGGGGGTGTTATTACGCCTCTGCTGCCATTGGGATAGAGGGGCGTAGGGACAAGGTCCACTCGTATGCTATCTGAGCCATCAGGATAACGGGATGCCGAGCTATCGTCCTGCATTTCGGGCACTTCTAATTCGTCGGACAGTGAGCCGTCGGGCTTATAGATCCGAACAACATCTCCAGCTTGGCCGAAATCTATAAGAGTCTGACTCGAGAATACGACTATATATCTCCACTCTGTGCTGAAGGAGTCGAAGCGGTAGGGTAATGACCCGCCAGGGCCATCATCGATGATCCATCCGTCAAGGTCTACATAACTGCCACCATCTCTGTAGAGTTCCACCCATTGGTCTCCTCTGTTGACGACGCCATCATGATTCCAGTCAGTTATGGGGTTGCTCATCACCTCATTTATTATCAATCGGGCTTCGGGCTGGTCTGCCTTGACTGGGGGACTCTGCATACAGATTGCTACCGATGCCAACAAAACCAGGATTAGACAAAGACGCAAAAACAGACGGGGCTTGATGTTCATGCATCCTCCTCTTCAAGTTTTTGTATTGTGGGCACGACCAGGGATGAGTGAGTGCGAAACTGCACAGATGATACAGGAAGTGGGCATTCTCTGTCTACGATACTATTGAAACTTCTTTGCTGCTGGGGACACTGGTATAAACCCCTGTTTACTGGAGAGCCCTTTCTTTGCTAACTGGATGGGGTGTGTGCTATGTTGGGAGTATGAATGTCATGAGATTTAACATCATAGACCCTGTTGGTACCGTAAGCTTCGTGGCTCCTTGTCATGCCATGAAGGTTTTTACAGCTGCATGCTCTCAGAACCCGCGCAGCCTGCAGGAACTGCTCGATTATTCTGAGTCCTACGATCCTGACCTGAAGCGATATGTTCTGCATGGACTGGCGGTGTTTGATGAGCACAACACCAAGGAGAATCCAGAGGCTATCAGGAACGTCCTCTCCAGCACAGCTCCTGAGGGCACTCCTCCGTTCAGGATTATAGACAACATCACGCGCGAAGTTAGCCTGATGCCCGTAAAGGCTGGGTTGGTCATATTCAACCTGATAGCCAAGAGGATAATCCAGGTGCAGAACTCCTATGCAGACATAGAGAGGAAAGATAGGGGACGAGTACGTCGCAACGGCAAACCTACCAGGATGTTGTTCCGTTACGAACTACCTCCGGACTGGCAGCTGGTGCCTTAGGTTATCTGTTGCGTCTGCCCACAAACATCCTCTTTATAAAATCTTGCAGGCCGGTGGTCTCGGTGGCTTCTCTGCCTGGTTTCTCGCCCCATTCCTGCCGTACCTGGTTGGCTTGCTCCAGCAGCTGTCTTATTTCTGACTGTGTGTCCTGGTTATCCCTGTCCAGGGAGTCTATCAGGGCACCTAGCTGCTCATGATAGCGCTCCAGCCATCGCTTGAGGTCCTTGGCATGATTCTGGGCATCTGTGGCCAGCTCTTCGGGAAACGGTCCGAGGAACTTTGCTATCTGCTCTAGATCAGTCTGCGAGAACCGGCTGATGTCCTGCCATCCTGAGTCGCTCCTGACGGTCCTTGCCAGTATGGCCACTAGCATGGCGGGTAAAAGACTAGTGGCAGCAAACTGTGAGTCGTACTCTGTCGGGTCTGCAAAATAAGCCTTAGCGCCTATAGCATGCACGATACCTACTATGAGGTCTATATCCTGCGCCTTGGCCCCGGAGTGAGGGAATACACCATACATCATCCCCCTGAATAGCTCTTTGCTTGGAGAACCCTCCCTTGCCAGGGATATCATCGGATGGCCAGCAACAAAGCTTATCTGCTCCTCTTTGTGGACGTAGGTGTTGAAGATCTGGAGCGTATCTGCTATGCGTGGGTTGGTGGTGGTTATCACCGTGCTCCAATTGATGAGCGGTATGATCTCCGCGATAGTTCTTGAAGCCTCCTCCAGAGGGCCCGTGACTATTATGACTGCTGCGTCCTCGATGGCGCTGGGAAGCCCCCAGAAGCTTTTGTCTATAGCGCCAAGCTTTTCGGCTCTCTTCTGTCTGTCAGGATCGTAGTCGAAGCCGGCGATCTGCAGGGGAATGGTGCTGCTATCTGTTTTCTGCTTGGCCAGCCAGTCTTTTAGTGCCAGGCCCAGGGATGTGCCTACTAGATCTAATCCTACTATTGCTATGCGTGACATAAATCCTGCCTATTGTTATGCTTCAGAGCCCGATTTGTGGGCTAGTGCGAATAGTTCTATCAGTATAAGTATAAGCAAAAGCAGGACTGCGTTTATCAGGTTGAATAATCCTGCCACGTTCATTGCTGCGCTTAGCGCAAGAAACAATGCCAGCAGGTAGGCTTCTCTGCGTGCCCGGTTCACGTCTCTCTTGTGTGCTCGCAGTGTGAAGAGGCGAAAGCCGATCGCATAGCCTATAGGCATGAAGATCGTATAGCATGCGCCGAAGAACATTACCATGAAGAGGAGATAGCCAGGCAGGCCATATCTATCAGGGGGAACGAAGGTGAACATATAGAGCAGCCCTGCCCAATATATCAGGCTCTCGAACCAGAATATGCGGCTATCTGTGAGGCGGCATATCGGTATTGCTGCCGTGATAGGGGCTATCACCAACAACCCATAGTAGAGCAGCCTTGTAACGGCAAAGATATCGCTTTCGGCGCCTATGTTGATGCTGAAGATATAGTAGGCGATACTTGCCCAGGCCAGGGCGGATATGGGCCAAAGCAGCAGGGCTGACTTCTTGAAGGACAACTCACCCTCCAGATAACTGATATATAACCCTTAGTAAGCATAATAGATGAGCTTAGCACCCCCAACCCTATGTAAAAGAATTGCTATAGAGTTGGCTTCCTGGCCCTTATAGGAATAAGAATATTCGAAAAAGCATTCTGCGGCGGCGTGTATCTACTTTACATTGGCCTTCACGCAAGCTTACAATTACATAATATCCTGGAGGTGAGGCGGTGCTGGACGACAAGTTTGCTCTTGAAGGCTACACTTTTGATGATGTTTTGCTGGTTCCTGCTTATAGCGAGGTGTTGCCATCTGAGGTTTCTACTTCAACCTGCCTGACTCCTCGCATAAGCCTCAACATCCCTATAGTCTCTGCCGCTATGGATACTGTTACAGAGGCTAGGATGGCCATAGCTCTGGCACGTGAGGGCGGGATAGGCATAATCCACAGGAACCTGTCCATAGAGGAACAGGTAGCGGAGGTCGACAAGGTAAAGCGTTCTGAAGCTGGGATGATCGTCGAGCCTGTTACCTTGCCGCCGTATGC includes these proteins:
- a CDS encoding DUF58 domain-containing protein; translation: MQERHHVYWLICGLVLLLGGAIGRNIVITTLGLVLVGTVGVSWLWSRYALRGIRFHRKVLNPKIFPGESTEIEMEVTNLKPLPIPELRIREYLDRSLIPSGTTSRGPYGSNVHIWHHVSIGPLEKVRWRYKVTCTRRGYYRVGPILMKTSDPLGFFDSESHVPATSRILVYPRLVPIEQLAPQYRLPFEGSKTTPGVIVDPSNVVGARPFVPEDTRRQIHWRATARSSQLQSKIWRPLQAHSMVICLNLEGTTVPWVPPDIDSVELGISVAATLINQASQSRWACGLIVNSLHPGTWNPVNIRPSRDQKAFMNMMEILAKIPAHESMKFTDVLARERRQFPQEAIIVVITCVMTPGIEEQIHINRALGREVIVIDPKLAVTNSKQAAASAITENVRQD
- a CDS encoding AAA family ATPase, whose product is MSARELAEVIKQNVRRVLVGADKPTEMLLVALVAQGHVLIQDVPGVGKTTLARALAKSIDTSFSRIQFTPDLLPSDITGAYYYNQRESQWLLREGPIFAGIVLADEINRAAPRTQSALLEAMQEGQVTIEGETRDLPSPFLVIATQNPIELEGTFPLPEAQLDRFLLRISMGYPSREDEKRVLLTHSPQSIRHIEPVTSTRQILDATEEATAVTVEESIAEYIVDLIRATREHPAVQLGGSPRAGTALLRASRALAALRGRDYVLPDDVKELAVPVLAHRLVLTQESMLRGRSAEEILQEIIEQIQVPVEAEA
- the mrdA gene encoding penicillin-binding protein 2, with amino-acid sequence MYRYGRYSGYRRRRRARRLRILAIALVVVILVGSLLYTTRAGNNILSNIGLRGASPQATPTSNIAAQPTSRPTTVTSPSPNNNVPPTAVVTPEATPTSQPKPTATSTPSKSPVETAKAYIANWEAGSYSDMYKLLSDESQKQYDRQYFVTRYQQIAAMATIQSVDASLNTSDAINAGNGNIIRFPFNVTIHTRLVGDIKEQNLLTLVKEDGVWKVQWGPNMIFKDLSGDNLIRMFPYSAPRGSIYDRKGRPLAIEGTIAQIGVVPGQIKNEKVLLQRLSQALGVSEDYIKSRYQGGQPDWFMPIRDLTKQQAAQLQKQVGDIPGVAFQERVGREYPQGPILAQVIGYVGAITAEDLKKPEYKDYSPTDVVGRAGLEAWGEPYLRGKPGGKLAVVTPDGEIVKVIKEVRAVPGDDIYLNIDLDLQIQAEQELSKGGYRGAIVAMNPNNGDILALVSEPSYDPNDFVVGISQKEWEALNRKSSGYPLINRATGSSYPMASTFKPISLAAALEAGIYKPTSMFYDPGYWNKLGENPPRRDWKPGGHGWISLESGLVQSCDIVFYEVGLALYKKRFDYLSEFAKKWWLGRSPDVDGVVNASGQVPGPGVPYPGWGPGDNVNLAIGQGALNVSPLQVAMVYSTIANGGTIYKPLLIDRIVAGDGSGKIIKKYKPTVLGRAPVSQETMDVIHRALKDVTSSQVGTAYYVFKDFPIPVAGKTGTGQQDEKLPFAWFAAYAPADKPSITVVALAENAGEGSVIAAPVVKNVLADYFNVNARTR
- a CDS encoding lamin tail domain-containing protein, translated to MNIKPRLFLRLCLILVLLASVAICMQSPPVKADQPEARLIINEVMSNPITDWNHDGVVNRGDQWVELYRDGGSYVDLDGWIIDDGPGGSLPYRFDSFSTEWRYIVVFSSQTLIDFGQAGDVVRIYKPDGSLSDELEVPEMQDDSSASRYPDGSDSIRVDLVPTPLYPNGSRGVITPPTPTPDPTPTPESMTIDSARRSPAGKLVQIRGTVTAPPNSVGNKRMYVQDYTGGVLVLTASSITGIATGQEVIVTGTMGTYYGEIALRPVDGGIKLTGQSYEVSPMDIRARDIGPRFESRLVRLSGEVSASSKPDLMLVDGSTSIPARVHISSPSTVSWLSPQKGDQLQVTGILSSVNGRYRLVPRFNSDISITRSADLPESKPINYLRTNIAFARTLSTDIPVEVTGIVTTPPNLLGKGTMYVQDTSAGILVTGNLTRLHPGQQVTIRGRTSIYYSQHRIEADKIEPSQTYTQVMPRDISPVDVGPSTEGLLVRLSGAVSGSSWPSIYLNGGATRIYFADGTRIKNPKAEAGDYLTVVGIVSRWNDNYRVMPRFASDIILSKTIQNTQWLDTTLGALRSLPMGTRVRFTAQVTAPPGSLGEERMYVGSGGLGIALHLTNDKYPKLIEGDVVQVQGVLDTYHKERIVRLESGSDITRLSVGAPVQPVRVSTSKIGRDLEGALVTIAAPITARSWPSLYMNDGSGEVVVKIDEGTGIPRFEGGKHDFAQITGIVSRWDDTWRLLPRKASDIQIVTIPKGMPATGQGGSRS
- a CDS encoding prephenate dehydrogenase, which encodes MSRIAIVGLDLVGTSLGLALKDWLAKQKTDSSTIPLQIAGFDYDPDRQKRAEKLGAIDKSFWGLPSAIEDAAVIIVTGPLEEASRTIAEIIPLINWSTVITTTNPRIADTLQIFNTYVHKEEQISFVAGHPMISLAREGSPSKELFRGMMYGVFPHSGAKAQDIDLIVGIVHAIGAKAYFADPTEYDSQFAATSLLPAMLVAILARTVRSDSGWQDISRFSQTDLEQIAKFLGPFPEELATDAQNHAKDLKRWLERYHEQLGALIDSLDRDNQDTQSEIRQLLEQANQVRQEWGEKPGREATETTGLQDFIKRMFVGRRNR